Within the Candidatus Zixiibacteriota bacterium genome, the region CGAGGGTCCCGACGGTTTTCAGGACCTTGTAAAGGAAGACCGCGAAATCCGCCAATACCTCAGCGAAAATGAAATCGATGCCTGTTTCGACCTGGAATATTATCTCCGCAATGTCGGCAAGATATTCAAGAGGGTTTTTGGAAAATGATTGCCGCCAACGGCCTGAAATTCATTATCACCGGCGCCGCCCTTACCGTCATTCTCATTTTTCTCGCCGCCGGAAGAGATTCCTTCTTTCTGCTTCTCTTGTCAGCTGTCACGGCCCTCTTGACCATTTTTCTGACCTTCTTCTACCGCAGTCCGCATCGCGCCATCCCCTCCGACCGGGCTTTAGTTCTCTCCATCGCCGATGGCAAAGTGCTGGCGGTCGAGGAAACTTCGCATCCTTTCATCGGCGGCAAAGGGCACAAGGTTTCAATCTTTCTCTCGGTATTTGATGTGCATATAAACCGCATCCCTCTTGAAGGTACAATTGAGTATGTCAAATACAATCCCGGTAAATTTTTCGCTGCTTTCAAAGACAAAGCCTCCGAAGAAAACGAGCAGACCGAAATTGGCATGAATTTTCCTTCCGGAAAAATGATTTTCAAGCAGATTGCCGGAGTTCTGGCGCGCCGCATAGTCTGTCGCTTAAAACCGCAGCAGTCGGTTCAGGCAGGAGAAGTATTTGGCCTTATTCATTTCGGCTCGCGTGCCGAACTCTTTCTGCCGGGTCAGGTTGAAATTCTGGTGAAACCGGGCGACCGGGTCAAAGCCGGCCAGACCGCTGTTGCCCGGCTCAAGGAATGAGACCTTCTGATTTATGCCATTGGTCGGCAACAACCCTCCGGAAAAACAGATATATCAGAAGATTCTCCGCAATGGCATATAAATCAAAAAATTCAGAGAATAAGTCCAAATGGCGCCAGGAATTTCTGAATAGAATTGTTCATGGCGATTGTGTGACGCTGCTCAAATCTTTCCCGGCTAATTCAATCGACATTATTCTGACCGACCCTCCTTATTTTCTCGATAAGATGGATGACGCGTGGAGTGACGCCCGTGTCTCCAGTGAGAAATACCACCATACCGTCAAATCGCTTCCCGCCGGAATGAAATTTGAGCCGGAAAAGGGACGTCAATTTTACCGCTGGTACCTAAAAGTAGCGCGCGCTTTCCGGCGCGTTTTGAAACCGGGCGGTTTCTTCTTCTCCTTTTCCGCTCCCCGCTTATATCACCGGATGGCCTCAGCGGTTGACGACGCCGGCTTTCATGTCCGGGACTGCTTCATCTGGGTCTATACTCAGAACCAGGCGAAGGCAAT harbors:
- a CDS encoding adenylosuccinate lyase, whose protein sequence is YGGIVFSQRVLLRLTDKLGSRDRAYHLVQRNAMKAYEGPDGFQDLVKEDREIRQYLSENEIDACFDLEYYLRNVGKIFKRVFGK
- a CDS encoding phosphatidylserine decarboxylase family protein, which gives rise to MIAANGLKFIITGAALTVILIFLAAGRDSFFLLLLSAVTALLTIFLTFFYRSPHRAIPSDRALVLSIADGKVLAVEETSHPFIGGKGHKVSIFLSVFDVHINRIPLEGTIEYVKYNPGKFFAAFKDKASEENEQTEIGMNFPSGKMIFKQIAGVLARRIVCRLKPQQSVQAGEVFGLIHFGSRAELFLPGQVEILVKPGDRVKAGQTAVARLKE